The Akkermansia sp. N21116 genome includes a region encoding these proteins:
- a CDS encoding peptidylprolyl isomerase, producing the protein MATDKNITIKTSKGDIKLTVFASQTPVTAASFLNLASQGFYDGITFHRVIPDFMIQGGDPTGTGMGGPGYKFEDEFRRDLLHDGAGILSMANAGAGTNGSQFFITHTATPWLNGKHTVFGKVTEGQDVVDAIAKGDTINSIEIHDDTADLFAEQADRIAVWNKALAK; encoded by the coding sequence ATGGCTACAGATAAAAACATCACCATCAAAACCTCCAAGGGCGATATCAAACTGACCGTATTCGCCTCCCAGACTCCCGTCACGGCGGCATCCTTCCTGAACCTGGCCTCCCAAGGCTTCTATGACGGTATTACCTTCCACCGCGTCATCCCCGACTTCATGATTCAGGGCGGCGACCCGACCGGTACAGGCATGGGTGGCCCCGGCTACAAGTTTGAAGACGAATTCCGCAGAGACCTCCTCCACGACGGAGCCGGCATCCTTTCCATGGCTAATGCCGGAGCCGGCACCAACGGATCCCAGTTCTTTATTACCCATACCGCCACTCCCTGGCTGAACGGTAAACACACCGTGTTCGGCAAAGTGACGGAAGGACAGGATGTTGTCGATGCCATCGCCAAGGGCGACACGATCAACAGCATCGAAATCCATGACGACACCGCCGACCTGTTCGCCGAACAGGCCGACAGAATCGCCGTGTGGAACAAGGCTCTGGCGAAGTAA
- a CDS encoding ABC-F family ATP-binding cassette domain-containing protein → MVLSVQNLKVQFAARVLFKELSFTVEAGERIALAGHNGAGKSTLMKCIAGIQEQDEGEIILPKHFQVGYLPQEGIHISGISLIDEALSAFSDLWELQREIDEMTEALQELDPRSSTYSDLLDKIGARELVLHNHDLARLKPKTESILRGLGFKDSDFTRDCGEFSGGWQMRIALAKLLLREPEILMLDEPTNHLDIQSQRWMEQYLHNYRGAIIIISHDISLLDALVTRTIAFYHGRAEEYSGNFSFFLKESAARKEILLRQKKNQEREIAKTKQFIDRFRSKSSKATLVQSRIKMLDKVELIEIEDDDAIMNFRFPEPPQGAHSVVKLENVSKNYGPISILDHYNLEITKGDRIAIVGVNGAGKSTFSRLISGTEEPSDGKVVMGYHTHIAFFSQTHADDLDPDQTVLESVEAAASRETAPIVRNLLGCFLFRGDDVFKKVGILSGGERSRVALVRMLLHPANFLILDEPTNHLDFQSQQVLQRALLEYPGSYCIVSHNRSFLDPIVTKVIEFRPGCPPRTFIGNVSDYIAKTEEENTIKARLTILPDSASSATRGTIVPPVADRKVQKRIEAELRQLKARYLRPLQQKLEELEEAIARHEQSKEEIAAALSEPDIASDSDKILELTRQFQDADRALENAYTQWADVSEQIEHKERELENSVQS, encoded by the coding sequence ATGGTTCTGTCCGTCCAAAACCTGAAAGTCCAATTCGCCGCCCGGGTTCTCTTCAAGGAACTCTCGTTTACCGTCGAAGCCGGGGAAAGAATTGCCCTCGCCGGTCACAATGGCGCCGGCAAATCGACGTTGATGAAGTGCATCGCCGGAATTCAGGAACAAGACGAAGGAGAAATCATCCTGCCGAAGCATTTCCAAGTCGGCTATCTGCCGCAGGAAGGCATCCACATCTCCGGTATCTCCCTGATAGACGAAGCTCTTTCCGCATTCTCCGACCTCTGGGAACTGCAGAGGGAAATCGACGAAATGACGGAAGCCCTCCAAGAATTGGATCCGCGCTCCTCAACCTACTCCGACCTGCTCGACAAGATCGGCGCCCGCGAGCTCGTCCTCCACAACCACGACCTTGCACGCCTGAAACCCAAGACAGAATCCATCCTGCGCGGCCTCGGCTTCAAGGACTCCGATTTCACTCGCGATTGCGGAGAATTTTCAGGAGGCTGGCAAATGCGCATCGCTCTGGCAAAGCTTCTGCTGCGCGAGCCGGAAATCCTGATGCTGGACGAACCGACCAACCATCTGGATATCCAGTCCCAGCGATGGATGGAACAGTATCTTCACAATTACAGGGGGGCGATCATCATTATCTCCCACGATATCTCCCTGCTTGATGCCCTTGTCACACGCACGATCGCTTTCTACCATGGCCGCGCTGAAGAATATTCCGGCAATTTCTCTTTCTTCCTCAAGGAAAGCGCCGCCCGCAAGGAAATCCTCCTGCGCCAGAAAAAAAACCAGGAACGCGAAATCGCCAAAACCAAACAATTCATCGACCGCTTCCGTTCCAAATCATCCAAGGCAACACTCGTCCAATCGCGTATCAAGATGCTGGATAAGGTGGAACTCATCGAAATTGAAGACGATGACGCCATCATGAATTTCCGCTTCCCGGAACCTCCCCAAGGCGCACATTCCGTCGTCAAGCTGGAGAATGTCTCGAAAAACTACGGTCCTATTTCCATCCTCGACCACTACAACCTGGAAATTACCAAAGGAGACCGCATTGCCATCGTCGGTGTCAACGGTGCCGGCAAATCGACCTTCTCCCGCCTTATTTCCGGCACAGAGGAACCCTCCGACGGCAAAGTTGTGATGGGATACCACACGCACATCGCATTCTTCTCCCAGACACACGCCGATGACCTGGATCCCGACCAGACGGTTCTCGAAAGCGTTGAAGCCGCCGCCTCCAGAGAAACTGCCCCCATCGTCCGCAATCTTCTGGGATGCTTCCTGTTCCGAGGCGACGACGTGTTCAAAAAAGTAGGAATCCTCTCCGGGGGCGAACGTTCGCGAGTAGCTCTTGTGCGCATGTTGTTACATCCCGCCAACTTCCTGATCCTCGACGAACCGACCAATCACCTCGACTTTCAATCCCAGCAGGTCCTTCAACGGGCACTGCTGGAATACCCCGGTTCCTACTGCATCGTCTCCCACAACAGAAGCTTTCTGGATCCCATCGTGACAAAGGTCATCGAATTCCGTCCGGGATGCCCGCCCAGAACGTTTATCGGCAATGTCTCGGACTATATCGCCAAAACCGAAGAAGAAAACACCATCAAAGCTCGCTTGACAATCCTGCCCGACTCCGCCTCTTCCGCAACTCGTGGTACTATCGTTCCACCGGTTGCCGATCGCAAGGTTCAAAAGCGGATAGAGGCTGAACTGCGCCAGTTGAAAGCGCGCTACCTGCGCCCCCTTCAGCAAAAACTCGAAGAGTTGGAAGAGGCCATCGCCCGGCACGAACAGAGTAAGGAAGAAATTGCCGCCGCATTGTCCGAGCCGGACATAGCTTCCGATTCCGACAAGATTCTGGAACTGACACGCCAATTTCAGGATGCCGACCGCGCCCTGGAAAACGCCTACACCCAATGGGCAGATGTTTCCGAACAAATAGAACACAAGGAACGGGAATTAGAAAACTCCGTTCAATCCTGA
- the zupT gene encoding zinc transporter ZupT yields the protein MFKNHYQMDYNSSYILHVLLMTTLAGLATGIGGFVIFFMKRTDTKLLTFSLGFSGGVMVYISLVELLGIARQDLMGIYGDRMGAVWALISFFGGIGIAALIDKCVPADENPHEFPDVSQLNSLPSSVPPPGSIKRSGFLFALAIGIHNFPEGIATFAAGMNSISMGASIALAVAVHNIPEGMIVAVPLYYGTGSRKKAVVYSFLSGLAEPVGAILAMLVIFPFLSPTLLAVLFASVSGIMVYISFDELLPMAEKWGHHHLSIYGIILGMLVMALVLI from the coding sequence ATGTTTAAGAATCATTATCAAATGGATTACAACTCTTCCTATATTCTCCATGTTCTTCTGATGACGACTTTGGCCGGTCTGGCAACCGGGATCGGCGGATTCGTTATTTTTTTCATGAAACGGACGGACACAAAGTTGCTGACCTTTTCCCTGGGATTTTCCGGAGGTGTGATGGTGTACATATCGCTCGTAGAACTATTGGGCATAGCTCGGCAGGATTTGATGGGGATCTATGGTGACCGCATGGGGGCCGTCTGGGCATTGATTTCATTTTTCGGAGGGATCGGCATTGCCGCCTTGATTGACAAATGCGTTCCGGCGGACGAGAACCCCCACGAGTTTCCGGATGTGTCACAGTTGAACTCTCTGCCGTCCTCCGTGCCGCCTCCGGGGAGCATCAAGCGTTCGGGATTCCTGTTTGCGCTGGCCATCGGCATCCACAATTTTCCGGAAGGCATTGCGACGTTTGCCGCAGGGATGAATTCGATTTCCATGGGAGCTTCCATTGCTCTGGCTGTGGCCGTCCATAATATTCCGGAGGGCATGATTGTAGCGGTTCCCTTGTATTATGGTACCGGTAGCCGGAAGAAAGCCGTGGTTTATTCCTTTCTGTCGGGGCTTGCCGAACCGGTGGGGGCTATCCTGGCGATGCTGGTGATTTTCCCCTTCCTGTCGCCGACTCTTCTGGCAGTGCTTTTTGCGAGCGTGTCGGGGATTATGGTGTACATTTCGTTCGATGAACTCCTGCCAATGGCGGAGAAGTGGGGGCACCACCACTTGTCCATCTACGGCATCATCCTCGGCATGCTGGTAATGGCTCTGGTTTTGATCTAG
- the cobT gene encoding nicotinate-nucleotide--dimethylbenzimidazole phosphoribosyltransferase yields MDEMTITIPPPDREAAERTRERLNQLAKVPGSLGKLETLAIRLAAMTGNSAPVFPRKEVIVFAGDHDIALQGVSATGQEITTGQVRNFVRGGGTINAFSRNAGATVTVVDVAVKDDINNLPGLVNRKIMNAVHDFSKGPAMTRVQAEQSVQTGIDMAHDASSRGITLLAAGEMGIGNTSPSSAIAAVLMGIPVSSVTGIGSGINTETVRKKISLIEQGIRLNQPDPGDTLDVLAKVGGAEIGAMAGLMLGGASLRIPVVVDGFIAGAAAAIARGINPEVSHYLVGSHVSVEPGHQMLMDYIGVEPFFDFGLRLGEGTGAALLFPIIDASVRILTEMILFRDMDF; encoded by the coding sequence ATGGACGAAATGACGATCACGATCCCCCCTCCTGACCGGGAAGCCGCAGAACGCACCCGGGAACGCCTCAACCAATTGGCCAAAGTACCGGGAAGTCTCGGAAAACTGGAAACTCTGGCTATCCGCTTGGCCGCCATGACCGGAAATTCCGCCCCGGTTTTTCCCCGCAAGGAAGTAATCGTCTTCGCAGGAGACCACGACATTGCCCTGCAAGGAGTCAGTGCCACCGGGCAGGAAATCACCACAGGGCAAGTGCGCAACTTCGTCCGGGGCGGAGGAACCATCAATGCCTTTTCACGCAACGCGGGAGCCACCGTTACCGTTGTCGATGTCGCCGTCAAGGATGACATCAACAACTTGCCGGGACTCGTCAACCGCAAGATCATGAACGCTGTCCATGATTTCAGCAAAGGTCCGGCCATGACGCGGGTACAGGCGGAACAGTCCGTCCAGACAGGTATCGACATGGCTCACGACGCGTCCTCCCGGGGTATCACCCTGTTGGCTGCCGGGGAAATGGGAATCGGCAATACGTCCCCGTCCTCTGCCATCGCCGCCGTCCTGATGGGCATTCCCGTCTCCTCCGTGACGGGAATCGGTTCCGGAATCAATACTGAAACCGTCCGTAAAAAAATCTCCCTGATCGAACAGGGTATCCGGTTAAACCAGCCCGATCCCGGCGACACCCTGGATGTGCTTGCCAAAGTCGGCGGAGCGGAAATAGGTGCCATGGCCGGTCTGATGCTGGGAGGAGCCTCGCTTCGCATACCTGTCGTCGTAGACGGTTTCATCGCTGGAGCCGCCGCCGCCATTGCACGAGGTATCAACCCGGAAGTGTCACACTACCTGGTCGGCTCCCATGTTTCCGTCGAGCCCGGTCATCAAATGCTGATGGATTACATCGGGGTGGAACCCTTTTTCGATTTCGGCTTGCGCCTGGGCGAAGGTACGGGAGCCGCCCTTCTCTTCCCCATCATCGATGCCTCCGTCAGGATTCTGACAGAGATGATCCTTTTCCGCGACATGGACTTCTAA
- the cobS gene encoding adenosylcobinamide-GDP ribazoletransferase — MQTIRAAFGFFTRIPVGSRPLPDNFRGVLAWIPLVGLVVGCLAGGIVWAASLILPSLLCGVIGCLAWEAITGGLHLDGVADCGDGLIVEAPPERRLEIMKDSRLGTFGGAVLFLTLMMKIAAIASLVQTGNPFILLPAFAMAGLLSRSCMFLSLRYSTARPGGLGEAIRQGVTPSHALPAIFLVTVGCALSGLHGLVALVAAILVAECLLSIASKRLGGVTGDVFGCMIETIEWIVLLTFCLRF, encoded by the coding sequence ATGCAAACCATCCGCGCTGCCTTCGGATTTTTCACCCGCATTCCCGTCGGATCACGGCCTCTGCCGGATAATTTCCGGGGCGTCCTTGCCTGGATTCCCCTCGTTGGGCTCGTCGTCGGTTGTCTGGCAGGCGGAATTGTCTGGGCAGCATCGCTAATCCTGCCTTCCCTCCTCTGCGGAGTCATCGGCTGTCTTGCGTGGGAAGCCATCACCGGAGGTCTGCACCTTGATGGAGTAGCCGACTGCGGTGACGGACTCATCGTCGAAGCTCCTCCGGAACGACGACTTGAAATTATGAAGGATTCCCGTCTCGGCACCTTCGGAGGAGCCGTCCTCTTCCTGACACTGATGATGAAAATCGCCGCCATTGCCTCCCTCGTACAAACCGGCAACCCTTTCATCCTCCTGCCGGCATTCGCCATGGCCGGCCTGCTTTCCCGCAGCTGCATGTTCCTCTCTCTGCGCTACAGTACCGCACGACCGGGAGGCTTGGGAGAAGCCATCCGCCAAGGAGTCACTCCTTCTCACGCTCTCCCCGCTATCTTCCTCGTCACAGTGGGATGCGCCCTCTCCGGCCTTCACGGCCTTGTGGCTCTCGTCGCTGCCATTCTGGTGGCAGAATGCCTATTATCCATTGCTTCCAAGCGTCTTGGCGGTGTTACAGGCGATGTTTTCGGTTGCATGATTGAAACAATCGAATGGATCGTCCTGCTTACCTTCTGCCTCCGGTTCTGA
- the cbiR gene encoding cobamide remodeling phosphodiesterase CbiR has translation MDRPAYLLPPVLTPMTSPPVSFTLPGLTLGCTSFLVYEPYISAFRYSASVCRDVSLLLNEPGQDNEFLITEEEVREIGIIAAGEGTGINIHLPSDGNFDTRENARLFTRRICQAIKRALPLNPHSWVLHIPVMACSGNGQMPTDDCNVWTRECLEEIAAHLPSPDMLCLENLETFRTDILNPLLDDTPYSRCMDIGHVWKDGLDPAPLLREWYPRIRMFHLHGIVGRDHKSLKLMSGESIDSVMHPLWKLGFPGAITLEVFTTDDIATSHAILLQSYERYLANNASQPDLRPRGYQKR, from the coding sequence ATGGATCGTCCTGCTTACCTTCTGCCTCCGGTTCTGACTCCCATGACATCCCCGCCAGTTTCCTTCACACTGCCCGGTTTAACGCTCGGTTGTACTTCCTTTCTGGTGTACGAGCCGTACATTTCCGCATTCCGATATTCCGCATCAGTCTGCCGGGACGTCTCTCTCCTCCTCAATGAACCCGGACAAGACAACGAGTTCCTCATCACCGAGGAAGAAGTCCGTGAAATCGGCATCATCGCAGCCGGCGAAGGCACCGGTATCAATATTCACCTCCCATCCGACGGAAACTTCGACACCCGGGAAAACGCCCGGCTCTTCACCCGGCGCATTTGCCAGGCCATTAAACGCGCTCTCCCCCTGAATCCTCATTCCTGGGTACTCCACATTCCCGTCATGGCCTGTTCCGGCAACGGGCAAATGCCCACCGACGACTGCAACGTATGGACGCGGGAATGCCTGGAGGAAATTGCCGCCCACCTCCCCTCCCCGGACATGCTTTGCTTGGAAAACCTGGAAACATTCCGTACCGATATTCTGAATCCTTTGCTGGATGACACACCCTATTCACGCTGCATGGATATAGGACATGTCTGGAAAGACGGACTCGACCCCGCACCGCTTCTCCGGGAATGGTACCCCCGCATCCGTATGTTCCACCTTCACGGCATCGTCGGCCGCGACCATAAATCACTCAAACTCATGTCGGGCGAATCCATAGACTCCGTCATGCATCCATTATGGAAACTCGGTTTCCCCGGCGCCATCACCCTCGAAGTTTTCACCACGGATGATATTGCCACCTCGCACGCCATACTCCTGCAATCCTATGAACGCTACCTCGCCAACAACGCTTCCCAACCTGACCTTCGTCCTCGGGGGTACCAAAAGCGGTAA
- a CDS encoding bifunctional adenosylcobinamide kinase/adenosylcobinamide-phosphate guanylyltransferase, with protein sequence MNATSPTTLPNLTFVLGGTKSGKSAFAEQLVSRHGGNILYIATADASLNDASMERRIRLHRKRRPSSWSTLETPLHPAQDAENLLRFQPADSVLLDCVTLWVTNMLFSRGEQEITPGEFESLIRQEIHDLLRLISHSTAQWTIVSGETGLGGTHATPLERQFCDGLGLANQLISQAAGKAYLVVASRPIPLPPPF encoded by the coding sequence ATGAACGCTACCTCGCCAACAACGCTTCCCAACCTGACCTTCGTCCTCGGGGGTACCAAAAGCGGTAAAAGCGCTTTTGCGGAACAACTCGTTTCACGCCACGGAGGAAATATCCTCTACATAGCCACGGCCGATGCCAGCCTGAACGACGCATCCATGGAACGACGCATCCGCCTTCACCGAAAACGGCGTCCGTCCTCATGGAGTACTCTGGAAACGCCTCTTCATCCGGCGCAAGATGCGGAAAACCTCCTGCGATTCCAACCGGCAGACTCCGTCCTTCTGGACTGCGTCACTCTTTGGGTCACCAACATGCTTTTCTCCCGGGGTGAACAGGAAATCACTCCCGGCGAATTCGAATCTCTCATCCGTCAGGAAATTCACGACCTCCTGCGTCTCATCTCCCATAGTACGGCACAATGGACAATCGTCTCGGGAGAAACCGGCTTAGGAGGCACTCACGCTACCCCGCTGGAACGCCAGTTCTGCGATGGCCTCGGCTTGGCCAACCAACTCATCTCCCAAGCTGCCGGAAAAGCCTACCTCGTCGTCGCCTCCCGGCCAATCCCACTTCCTCCGCCATTTTAA
- the ffh gene encoding signal recognition particle protein: protein MFSLLADKLDDTFRKLRGLGKISEKNIADALRDIRLSLLEADVEFGVARDFIARVKERAMGQEVLKSVKPGEQIVKIFHDEIAELLGGDASPLDLTDPARIMMVGLNGAGKTTSSAKLALRLKNEGRRPVLIACDLIRPAAVEQLATLGKQIDVPVFCPEPGESDVVDVARRGMQWARDIMATVTIFDTAGRQEVDEALIDELKRLHACVSPRETLLVVDAATGQQAVKVAETFNAAVGLSGIVLTKLDGDARGGAALSMRSVTGQPIKFSGEGEKLDQFGPFVPDRMADRILGMGDIVGLVEHAAAKIDEKQAMKSAERMMSGKFDFNDFLDQMNMIRNLGPLDGLLGMLPGFNKIKKQLPADALNPDRMKHMEAIILSMTAKERNNPDLMNPSRRRRIAAGSGRSVLEVNKLIKNFMDMRKMMSGKGKMGALMKQMGGMGGGKGGMKMPSMPKGLPGGFPGMGGGMGGFPGMGGLFGKKKKK from the coding sequence ATGTTTTCTCTATTAGCCGATAAACTTGACGATACGTTCCGCAAATTGCGCGGATTGGGCAAAATTTCCGAAAAGAATATTGCCGATGCCCTGCGAGATATCCGACTTTCCCTGTTGGAGGCTGATGTCGAATTTGGAGTGGCCCGCGATTTTATCGCCCGGGTCAAGGAACGGGCTATGGGGCAGGAAGTGCTCAAGTCGGTCAAGCCCGGGGAGCAAATCGTCAAGATTTTCCATGATGAAATTGCCGAATTGCTGGGAGGGGATGCGAGCCCTCTGGATTTAACGGATCCCGCCCGGATTATGATGGTAGGACTCAATGGCGCCGGTAAAACGACTTCGAGTGCGAAGCTGGCCTTGCGACTGAAGAATGAGGGGAGACGCCCCGTGCTGATTGCGTGCGACTTGATCCGTCCCGCCGCCGTGGAGCAGCTGGCTACCTTGGGCAAGCAGATTGATGTGCCCGTGTTTTGCCCCGAACCCGGAGAAAGCGATGTGGTGGATGTGGCCCGGCGCGGCATGCAATGGGCACGGGACATAATGGCGACGGTGACGATTTTCGATACGGCGGGCCGGCAGGAGGTGGACGAAGCGCTGATTGACGAACTGAAGCGTCTTCATGCCTGCGTGTCTCCTCGTGAGACGCTTCTTGTGGTGGATGCCGCTACCGGCCAGCAGGCGGTAAAGGTGGCGGAAACGTTCAATGCCGCTGTCGGCTTGAGCGGGATTGTGCTGACGAAGCTGGACGGAGATGCCCGTGGCGGCGCCGCCCTGTCGATGCGTTCCGTGACGGGACAGCCGATCAAGTTCTCCGGCGAAGGGGAAAAACTGGATCAATTCGGCCCGTTTGTGCCGGACCGCATGGCGGACCGCATTCTAGGCATGGGGGATATCGTTGGCCTGGTAGAGCACGCCGCCGCAAAAATCGACGAAAAGCAGGCAATGAAATCTGCCGAGCGGATGATGTCCGGCAAGTTCGATTTCAACGACTTTTTGGATCAGATGAATATGATCCGCAATCTGGGACCGCTGGACGGTCTTCTGGGTATGTTACCCGGCTTTAACAAGATCAAGAAACAACTTCCGGCCGATGCTCTGAATCCTGACCGCATGAAGCACATGGAGGCTATTATCCTTTCGATGACGGCGAAGGAACGGAACAATCCCGACTTGATGAATCCGTCCCGCCGCCGCCGTATCGCAGCTGGTTCCGGTCGTTCCGTACTGGAAGTCAATAAGCTGATCAAGAATTTCATGGATATGCGCAAGATGATGTCCGGCAAAGGCAAAATGGGCGCTCTCATGAAACAGATGGGCGGCATGGGAGGTGGCAAGGGGGGGATGAAAATGCCGTCGATGCCCAAGGGGCTTCCCGGTGGTTTTCCCGGCATGGGAGGCGGCATGGGCGGTTTTCCCGGTATGGGTGGCCTGTTTGGCAAAAAAAAGAAGAAGTAG
- a CDS encoding mitochondrial fission ELM1 family protein has protein sequence MNIWILSDSKPGHLNQTKGLAAALSARKPGNVDIIDLAGQGFFQKLRTVSRNNGHARPDLIIAAGHSTHIPLIRAARHFNAVSILCMKPSLPCCLFDLCLVPRHDLGNKEYPGKHIFPTTGALHSIRPNPEADKNTTLILIGGPSKAYGWAPDSLLGQLQAIDAHVSATGGQAVLTTSRRTPPDFAPSIVRECPHIKVVPVEETRPGWVAAHLEHAHTAWVTQDSVSMVYEALGSGAAVGVLCMPVRSSKPSRVARGLDMLLEEGRVTPWATWKTTGHLPSSLPLVETDRAADYIIQHFFPSTPST, from the coding sequence ATGAACATCTGGATACTCAGCGATTCCAAACCAGGCCACCTGAACCAAACCAAGGGACTGGCGGCTGCGCTTTCCGCACGAAAGCCCGGAAACGTTGATATCATCGACCTGGCAGGGCAAGGCTTTTTCCAAAAGCTCCGCACCGTTTCCCGGAACAATGGTCATGCCCGCCCCGATCTCATCATCGCCGCCGGTCACAGCACCCACATTCCCTTGATCCGGGCAGCACGGCATTTTAACGCCGTTTCCATTCTCTGCATGAAACCCAGCCTTCCCTGTTGTCTCTTCGACCTGTGCCTCGTCCCCCGGCACGACCTCGGGAACAAGGAGTATCCCGGAAAGCACATCTTCCCCACTACAGGAGCCCTCCACTCCATCCGCCCCAACCCGGAAGCAGATAAAAACACAACACTCATCCTCATCGGAGGTCCCAGCAAGGCCTACGGTTGGGCTCCAGATTCCCTTCTGGGGCAGCTCCAAGCCATTGACGCCCATGTCTCCGCCACCGGCGGACAAGCCGTTCTGACGACCTCGCGAAGAACTCCCCCGGACTTCGCCCCGTCCATTGTCCGGGAATGCCCCCACATCAAGGTTGTTCCGGTGGAAGAGACCCGCCCCGGCTGGGTTGCCGCCCATTTGGAACACGCCCATACCGCCTGGGTCACACAGGACAGCGTCTCCATGGTGTACGAAGCCCTAGGATCGGGTGCAGCCGTCGGCGTCCTCTGCATGCCCGTGCGTTCCTCCAAGCCATCCCGCGTTGCCCGCGGTCTCGACATGCTTCTTGAAGAAGGGCGCGTCACTCCCTGGGCTACATGGAAAACAACCGGCCACCTCCCGTCTTCCCTTCCCCTTGTCGAAACCGATCGCGCAGCCGACTATATCATCCAACACTTTTTTCCCTCTACTCCTTCCACATGA
- a CDS encoding glycosyltransferase, with protein sequence MKIIHLLPSMESGGVEQVVLELGKGFSNRGIDNVVISSGGRLVSQLKHEGSRHIRMDIGKKSISSLLKTGRLRKLLLEEKPDILHLHSRMPAWIGYLAWKGIPEEFRPGLVTSVHGFYSVNAYSAIMTKGERIIAVSRCIRDYITEKYPKAQARNIRVIPNAITPETHYSGYTPTSAWLHTWHANYPELAGKFTLCLPGRITRVKGHLDMIPIMRTLLDQGIPAHAVIVGEAKKGKEEYKNEVLNAYDNAGLTPHTTWVGHRRDLRDVQAACSVTLSLTSMPESFGKTTLEALAIGRPVAGYAHGGVREQLEVFFPQGLVPVGDTLSMAELLADWYKTPIAPPADIPSPYRMDDMIQSHLNVYREL encoded by the coding sequence ATGAAAATTATCCACTTACTTCCCTCCATGGAATCCGGAGGAGTCGAACAAGTCGTTCTGGAACTCGGCAAGGGATTCTCCAATCGGGGTATCGATAATGTCGTCATATCCTCCGGAGGACGCCTCGTCTCCCAGCTAAAGCACGAAGGTTCCCGCCACATCAGAATGGATATCGGTAAAAAAAGCATCTCTTCCCTCCTGAAAACAGGCCGCCTCCGCAAGCTCCTTCTTGAGGAAAAACCGGATATCCTCCACCTCCACTCCCGCATGCCGGCATGGATCGGATACCTGGCCTGGAAAGGCATCCCGGAGGAATTCCGTCCCGGACTCGTCACCAGTGTCCACGGATTCTACTCCGTCAATGCCTACTCCGCCATCATGACCAAAGGGGAACGCATCATCGCCGTCTCCCGGTGCATCCGCGACTACATCACGGAAAAATACCCCAAGGCACAGGCTCGAAACATCCGGGTCATCCCCAATGCCATCACTCCGGAAACGCATTATTCCGGATATACTCCCACCAGCGCGTGGCTCCATACATGGCATGCAAACTATCCGGAACTCGCCGGCAAATTTACCCTTTGCCTGCCTGGACGCATCACCCGGGTCAAAGGACATCTGGACATGATTCCCATCATGAGAACTCTCCTCGACCAAGGTATCCCGGCCCATGCCGTCATCGTCGGAGAAGCCAAGAAGGGCAAGGAAGAATACAAGAACGAAGTCCTCAATGCCTATGACAATGCGGGTCTTACTCCGCACACAACATGGGTCGGTCATCGACGGGATCTTCGCGACGTCCAGGCAGCATGCTCAGTCACTCTCTCCCTCACTTCCATGCCGGAATCTTTCGGCAAAACCACACTTGAGGCCCTCGCTATCGGCCGCCCCGTCGCCGGGTATGCCCATGGCGGAGTCAGGGAACAACTCGAAGTCTTCTTCCCCCAAGGGCTCGTCCCCGTCGGAGACACCCTCTCCATGGCGGAACTCCTCGCCGACTGGTACAAAAC